In the Pseudomonas orientalis genome, one interval contains:
- a CDS encoding DUF1615 domain-containing protein: MYSSRLIFCLATLLVLAGCSTSRGPQQPERSEAEVKTQIVRLLPAKVADREGWAQDIYTAFDTQKIYPSTENICAVLAMTEQESTYQVDPPVPGMGKIAQDEILRRAGKVHVPAFVVRSALQLRSPTGKTYAERLNAARTEKDLSGIFDDFISVVPLGNTLFGGFNPVHTAGPMQVSIDFAQKQARGYPYTVDGTIRREVFTRRGGMYFGIAHLLGYPVSYDQPLYRFADFNAGWYASRNAAFQAAVSRASGTELALDGDLIRYGSLLPGTTELAVRSLGAKLDMRNPSIRSQLEQGDTLDFEDTTLYKRVFALADKSAGKPLPRAILPGIVLKSPKITRNLTTAWFAKRVDERYQRCMKR; the protein is encoded by the coding sequence ATGTATTCAAGCCGCCTGATCTTCTGCCTCGCAACCTTACTGGTGCTGGCCGGTTGCTCCACCTCACGCGGTCCGCAGCAACCCGAGCGCAGTGAGGCCGAGGTGAAGACGCAGATCGTGCGTCTGCTCCCGGCCAAGGTCGCGGACCGAGAGGGTTGGGCCCAGGATATCTACACCGCGTTCGACACCCAGAAGATCTACCCCAGCACTGAAAACATCTGCGCCGTACTGGCGATGACCGAGCAGGAGTCCACCTATCAGGTCGACCCTCCGGTGCCGGGCATGGGCAAGATCGCCCAGGACGAAATTCTGCGGCGTGCCGGGAAGGTTCATGTGCCGGCGTTTGTCGTGCGCAGCGCTCTTCAATTGCGCTCGCCCACCGGCAAAACCTACGCCGAGCGTTTGAATGCCGCGCGCACCGAGAAGGACCTGAGCGGGATCTTCGACGATTTCATCAGCGTCGTGCCGTTGGGCAACACGCTGTTTGGCGGCTTCAACCCGGTGCACACCGCCGGCCCGATGCAGGTCAGCATCGACTTTGCGCAGAAACAGGCGCGGGGTTATCCCTACACGGTGGACGGTACGATTCGCCGCGAAGTGTTCACTCGCCGTGGCGGCATGTACTTTGGTATCGCCCATCTGCTGGGCTACCCGGTCAGCTATGACCAGCCGCTGTACCGCTTCGCCGATTTCAATGCGGGTTGGTACGCCAGCCGCAATGCCGCGTTCCAGGCTGCTGTCAGCCGTGCCTCAGGCACCGAACTGGCACTGGATGGGGATTTGATTCGCTATGGTTCGTTGCTGCCCGGTACCACTGAGCTGGCGGTGCGTTCGCTGGGGGCGAAACTGGATATGCGCAACCCCAGTATTCGCAGCCAACTGGAGCAAGGTGATACGTTGGACTTTGAGGACACCACCCTCTACAAGCGCGTGTTCGCCCTGGCCGACAAGTCCGCCGGCAAACCGCTGCCACGGGCGATCCTGCCGGGCATCGTGCTCAAGAGCCCGAAGATCACCCGCAATCTGACCACGGCGTGGTTTGCCAAGCGGGTAGATGAGCGGTATCAGCGCTGTATGAAGCGCTGA
- a CDS encoding glutathione S-transferase N-terminal domain-containing protein — MNALAAFPINSKWPAQHPERLQLYSLPTPNGVKVSIMLEELGLPYEAHKVSFDTQDQLSPEFMSLNPNNKIPAIIDPNGPSGQPLALFESGAILIYLAEKTSELLAEDPATRYETLQWLMFQMGGIGPMFGQLGFFNKFAGKAYEDKRPRDRYAAESRRLLQVLEKRLLGRTWIMGDDYSIADIATFPWIRNLIGFYESGDLVGIADFPNVLRALDGFVARPAVIRGLNIPS; from the coding sequence ATGAACGCACTCGCCGCTTTCCCGATCAACAGCAAATGGCCCGCCCAGCACCCGGAGCGCCTGCAACTGTACTCGCTGCCTACGCCCAACGGTGTAAAAGTCTCGATCATGCTCGAAGAACTCGGCTTGCCTTATGAGGCACACAAGGTCAGCTTCGACACCCAGGATCAGTTGTCCCCCGAGTTCATGTCCCTGAATCCGAACAATAAGATCCCCGCAATCATCGACCCCAATGGCCCCAGCGGCCAGCCGCTGGCGCTGTTCGAGTCCGGCGCGATCCTGATTTACCTGGCGGAAAAGACCAGCGAACTGCTCGCCGAAGATCCGGCCACTCGCTACGAAACCCTCCAGTGGCTGATGTTCCAGATGGGCGGGATCGGCCCGATGTTCGGGCAGTTGGGGTTCTTCAACAAGTTCGCCGGCAAGGCCTATGAAGACAAGCGCCCGCGCGATCGTTACGCCGCCGAATCGCGGCGCTTGCTCCAGGTGCTGGAAAAACGCCTGTTGGGCCGCACCTGGATCATGGGTGACGATTACAGCATCGCTGACATCGCCACCTTCCCCTGGATTCGCAACCTGATCGGCTTCTACGAATCGGGCGACCTGGTGGGCATCGCCGATTTTCCCAACGTACTGCGCGCGTTGGACGGCTTTGTCGCACGTCCAGCGGTGATTCGTGGCCTGAATATTCCGAGCTGA
- a CDS encoding PhzF family phenazine biosynthesis protein, producing MPTFDFKQLDVFSRVPLKGNPLAVVLGADSLTDQQMADFAKWTNLSETTFLLTPRDPRADYRVRIFTTTQELPFAGHPTLGSCHAWLHAGGVARGQEIIQECEIGLVRIRREGDELAFIAPPLLRSGVVEASLLERVRLGLGLAPDAILRSQWVDNGAGWLAVMLADHQAVLALKPDYSQLLGLAVGVIAPSDVEDAQFEVRAFIAGDGAPEDPATGSLNAGLAQWLFSEGLAPERYVVSQGTAMGRAGRIRIERQGDEIWVGGAVAVCIEGRLQL from the coding sequence ATGCCGACTTTCGATTTCAAACAACTGGATGTCTTCAGCCGTGTGCCGCTCAAAGGCAACCCGCTTGCTGTGGTGCTCGGGGCCGACAGCCTGACGGACCAGCAGATGGCCGATTTCGCCAAGTGGACCAACCTCAGCGAAACCACGTTTTTGCTGACGCCCCGTGACCCACGCGCCGACTACCGGGTGAGAATTTTCACAACCACGCAGGAGCTGCCATTTGCCGGGCATCCGACCTTGGGCAGTTGCCACGCGTGGTTGCACGCAGGCGGTGTTGCGCGTGGGCAAGAGATCATTCAGGAGTGCGAAATCGGTTTGGTACGCATCCGGCGCGAAGGCGACGAACTGGCGTTTATAGCGCCACCCCTGTTGCGTTCCGGCGTTGTCGAGGCGTCGCTGCTGGAGCGTGTGCGCCTCGGGCTGGGCCTGGCGCCCGACGCTATATTGCGTAGCCAGTGGGTGGATAACGGCGCCGGTTGGCTGGCGGTGATGCTGGCGGATCACCAGGCGGTGCTGGCGTTGAAGCCTGACTACTCGCAGTTGCTCGGCTTGGCGGTCGGCGTCATCGCGCCGAGCGATGTGGAGGACGCACAGTTTGAGGTGCGCGCCTTCATTGCCGGCGACGGTGCTCCGGAAGACCCGGCCACCGGCAGCCTGAACGCCGGTCTTGCGCAGTGGTTGTTCAGCGAGGGTCTGGCGCCGGAGCGCTACGTGGTCAGCCAAGGTACGGCCATGGGGCGAGCGGGGCGTATTCGCATCGAGCGCCAGGGCGATGAAATCTGGGTGGGCGGCGCCGTTGCCGTCTGCATCGAAGGGCGTTTACAGCTCTAG
- the hemB gene encoding porphobilinogen synthase, producing MTSQFPQARPRRLRRSPELRGLFQESEFTLNDLVLPIFVEEEIDDFVPITSMPGVLRIPEKKLAGEIERYARAGIKSVMTFGVSHHLDASGSDTWKERGLVSRMSSIIKDAVPEMIVMSDTCFCEYTDHGHCGVMHGAHVDNDATLVNLGKQAVAAARAGADVIAPSAAMDGQVQAIRRALDDAGFTHIPIMAYSTKFASALYGPFREAGGSALKGDRKSYQMNPMNRREAVRESLLDEQEGADALMVKPAGAYLDIIRDIREASRLPVAAYQVSGEYAMIKFGAQAGAIDEDRVVRETLGSIKRAGADLIFTYFAMDLALAGI from the coding sequence ATGACCAGCCAGTTCCCCCAAGCCCGCCCCCGTCGCCTGCGCCGCTCTCCGGAGCTGCGTGGCCTGTTCCAGGAGAGCGAATTCACGCTCAACGACCTGGTGTTGCCGATTTTCGTCGAAGAAGAAATCGACGACTTCGTGCCGATCACCAGCATGCCGGGTGTGTTGCGCATCCCTGAGAAAAAGCTGGCCGGCGAGATCGAGCGCTATGCCCGCGCCGGCATCAAGTCGGTGATGACCTTTGGCGTTTCCCACCATCTGGACGCCAGCGGCAGCGATACCTGGAAGGAGCGCGGCCTGGTCTCGCGCATGTCGTCGATCATCAAGGACGCCGTGCCGGAAATGATCGTGATGTCCGACACCTGCTTCTGCGAATACACCGACCATGGCCACTGCGGCGTGATGCATGGCGCCCACGTCGACAATGACGCGACCCTGGTCAACCTCGGCAAACAGGCCGTGGCCGCCGCCCGCGCCGGTGCCGACGTCATCGCGCCCTCGGCGGCGATGGACGGCCAGGTCCAGGCCATCCGCCGCGCCCTGGACGATGCCGGCTTTACCCATATCCCGATCATGGCCTATTCCACCAAATTCGCCTCGGCCCTCTACGGCCCGTTCCGCGAAGCCGGCGGCAGCGCCCTCAAGGGCGACCGCAAAAGCTACCAGATGAACCCGATGAACCGCCGCGAGGCCGTGCGCGAATCGCTGCTCGACGAGCAGGAAGGCGCCGATGCGCTGATGGTCAAACCGGCCGGCGCCTACCTCGACATCATCCGCGACATCCGCGAAGCCTCACGCCTGCCGGTGGCGGCGTACCAGGTCAGCGGTGAGTACGCGATGATCAAGTTTGGCGCACAGGCCGGGGCGATTGACGAGGATCGCGTGGTGCGCGAGACCCTGGGCTCGATCAAGCGGGCGGGGGCGGATTTGATTTTTACGTATTTTGCGATGGATTTGGCGTTGGCGGGGATTTAA
- a CDS encoding permease translates to MSNLASTQPNRGWSFWCKPALFLLVACIGLYYVKWSPYYLKAFAAADNHSIGASILNDQQSSPLAAALAYAQVYFLAIWKAAVLAVILGSLLQVLIPRDWLLRLFGRAGLGSTLRGGLFALPGMMCSCCAAPVAAGMRRQQVSVGAALAFWIANPVLNPATLVFMGFVLGWGFTALRLVAGIVLVVGVSMIAQRIARPDQVPEAALEAVADVSTVESEPFLSRWLRTLWQLFWSTIPVYILAVLILGAARVWLFPHVDGAMADSLVWLVPLAIVGTLFVIPTAAEIPIVQTMITLGMGTGPAVALLMTLPSVSLPSLLMLRKDFDARVLVTVAGLTMLMGVVCGLIGAVIL, encoded by the coding sequence ATGTCCAACCTAGCTTCTACCCAGCCCAACCGGGGCTGGTCGTTCTGGTGCAAACCTGCGCTGTTTCTGCTGGTGGCCTGTATCGGCCTCTACTATGTGAAATGGTCGCCCTACTACCTCAAGGCGTTTGCAGCGGCGGACAACCACAGCATCGGCGCCTCGATTCTCAATGACCAGCAAAGCTCGCCTCTCGCGGCAGCACTGGCCTATGCCCAGGTGTATTTCCTGGCAATCTGGAAAGCCGCCGTGCTGGCGGTCATCCTCGGTTCGCTGCTGCAGGTGCTGATCCCTCGCGACTGGCTGCTGCGCCTGTTCGGCCGCGCCGGCCTGGGCTCGACCCTGCGCGGCGGGCTGTTCGCCTTGCCGGGGATGATGTGCAGTTGCTGCGCGGCACCCGTGGCGGCAGGCATGCGTCGTCAGCAGGTGTCGGTGGGCGCGGCGTTGGCGTTCTGGATCGCCAACCCGGTACTGAACCCGGCCACGCTGGTGTTCATGGGGTTTGTGCTGGGCTGGGGCTTTACCGCGCTGCGGCTGGTGGCGGGAATTGTTCTGGTAGTGGGTGTGTCAATGATCGCGCAGCGTATTGCACGTCCGGACCAGGTGCCCGAAGCGGCGCTGGAGGCGGTGGCTGATGTCAGCACGGTCGAGTCCGAACCCTTCCTGTCACGCTGGTTACGCACCTTGTGGCAGCTGTTCTGGAGCACCATCCCGGTGTATATCCTGGCGGTGCTGATCCTCGGCGCGGCAAGGGTCTGGCTGTTCCCCCATGTGGACGGGGCGATGGCCGACAGCCTGGTGTGGCTGGTTCCGCTGGCGATTGTCGGCACGCTGTTCGTGATTCCGACGGCGGCCGAGATTCCCATCGTACAAACCATGATAACCCTGGGCATGGGCACCGGCCCGGCCGTCGCCTTGCTGATGACCTTGCCGAGCGTGAGCCTGCCGTCACTGCTGATGCTGCGCAAGGATTTCGATGCGCGCGTGCTGGTGACGGTGGCCGGATTGACCATGCTGATGGGGGTGGTGTGCGGGTTGATCGGGGCGGTGATTCTTTAG
- a CDS encoding RHS repeat-associated core domain-containing protein: MWKGYSEANFLERYLSLYGAYARGFSDTLYSLWDDIEQLFQWLSAPQVNAEKLLHYFSRDEFEKLLTLSAETLAKGLLVLSDEPLLFIYLAALVSWMRMLPPPYMNEMLGGIGAEVVINLLLGLATGGMGIVLRMSTKVLAGIKSRRVRRWLEQIAEQFGKVRLAGHTEALKPVLLSNAATPIKAVPVVPLKTGDTLVSNAVPMVRNKTQRTALVRQESVDDVPAVASNPKGDAAASADKTVTNGCPVSMVTGEELLTLTDGTLDGILPFEWKRLYRTSAVDVDCGLGFGWSHALAHRLSVSGDSVVWTDHENRSTTLPLPTAARPAITNSLAEAAIYLGSAPDELVLAQSSRFYHFCDGVLTAISDAYDNRLRIFRDRLGRIERLDNGAGRALLLRYEFDRIVAVDYQVHRAKGHEPFVWMTEQNVVAYAYDDAGRLVSATNAVGEREVYRYDEQHVILERQLAGGASFFWEWERAGKAARCVRHWASFSQMDTRYAWGDDGSVNVHNADGSQEVYVHDDRARLVQRIDPDGARHFKSYDDKGRLTVEQDPLGAVTAYQYDDAGRLITLFPGEDEPTSYEHDNGFVRVVRRGEAVWKYERNEQGDVIRKLDPDGNATDYSYDKRGQLTGVWYPDNSCHRLVWNERGQLVEEQLPNGGIKRYRYDDLGRQVAREDEHGALTQYQWDAVGRLTRWVLPDGATREFSYNPYGKIIAERDELGHVTRYEYADGLHLISRRINADGTQVKYRYDNARLLLTEIENEVGETYQLDYHPNSLIRQETGFDGQRTAYAYDLNGNLLEKTEYGDDGSQLVTRYERDHAGRLVRKTLLDGNTVDYTYDRQGNLLSVEDGHWTLAYEYDRQNRLTAEHQGWGTLRYGYDACGQFQHLRLPDNNRLTFNHDKGGHLATVELNGSLLTSHLFSAGREHQRQQGQLLSHYHYDDQNRLHAHAVTQQGNHLYQRQYDYDKGGNLTRLLDTRKGEHRYRYDPLHRLTRADHSQDVQERFGHNPAGNLLMQDRPGPDIVAGNRLMIQGDHHYDYDAFGNLIRERRGKGHSLVTEYRYDCQHRLIGVTQPNGQTASYRYDPFGRRISKTIEEKTTEFFWQGDKLIAEHHADHHHSYLYEPDSFRPLALLEGFGPENVKSYYYQLDHLGTPQELTTSEGEIVWSAHYRAYGEISRLDVGKIDNPLRFQGQYFDQESGLHYNRHRYYHPDIGRYLTPDPVKLAGGINAYQYVTNPTGWLDPLGLSPCPGECASIKGAEDPPHNAKSEENEPTLPSPENVEWTAHGYKHSPSRKMPWKEILAATKSGPAKYKPGIDIENLEREAYKNGRTTTNGKPWKVMEYPDSTGASEGLPSRWVRIELSARTIHGHPISEQEFRRLTK, from the coding sequence CTGTGGAAGGGGTACTCCGAGGCAAACTTCCTTGAGCGCTATCTTTCGCTGTACGGCGCCTATGCCCGAGGTTTCAGCGACACCCTTTACTCACTCTGGGACGACATAGAACAGCTATTTCAGTGGCTTTCAGCTCCTCAGGTCAATGCTGAAAAACTGCTGCATTATTTTTCCCGGGACGAGTTTGAAAAATTACTGACGTTAAGTGCCGAGACGCTCGCCAAGGGCCTGCTGGTGCTGAGCGACGAGCCTTTGCTGTTCATTTACCTGGCGGCGTTGGTCAGCTGGATGCGCATGCTGCCGCCTCCCTACATGAACGAAATGCTGGGCGGGATTGGCGCCGAGGTCGTCATCAATCTGTTATTGGGCCTGGCGACGGGCGGCATGGGTATCGTGCTGCGCATGAGCACGAAAGTGCTGGCTGGCATCAAGTCGCGCCGGGTGCGCAGGTGGCTGGAGCAAATAGCCGAGCAGTTCGGGAAAGTTCGCTTGGCGGGTCACACTGAAGCGCTCAAGCCGGTGCTGCTGAGCAATGCGGCGACACCGATCAAGGCAGTGCCGGTGGTGCCGTTGAAGACTGGTGACACGCTGGTTTCGAACGCGGTGCCGATGGTGCGCAACAAGACGCAGCGTACGGCGTTGGTGCGCCAGGAGTCGGTGGATGATGTGCCGGCCGTGGCGTCGAACCCGAAGGGCGATGCGGCGGCTTCTGCGGATAAAACCGTTACGAACGGTTGCCCGGTGTCGATGGTCACTGGCGAGGAACTGCTGACCCTGACCGACGGCACGCTGGATGGCATCTTGCCGTTCGAGTGGAAGCGCTTGTACCGCACCAGTGCGGTGGACGTGGATTGCGGGTTGGGGTTTGGCTGGAGTCATGCGCTGGCGCACAGGCTTTCTGTGTCGGGCGATTCGGTGGTGTGGACCGACCATGAGAATCGCTCAACCACCCTGCCCTTGCCGACGGCGGCTCGGCCGGCGATTACCAACAGCCTGGCGGAAGCGGCGATCTACTTGGGGTCTGCGCCTGATGAACTGGTGCTGGCCCAGTCTTCTCGGTTTTATCACTTTTGCGACGGTGTGCTGACGGCGATCAGCGATGCGTATGACAACCGGCTGCGCATTTTCCGGGATCGGTTGGGGCGCATTGAGCGACTGGATAACGGCGCGGGCCGTGCGCTTTTGTTGCGGTATGAATTCGACCGCATCGTGGCGGTGGACTATCAGGTTCATCGCGCCAAAGGCCATGAACCCTTCGTTTGGATGACCGAGCAGAACGTCGTTGCCTACGCCTACGACGACGCCGGACGACTGGTTTCGGCGACCAATGCCGTCGGTGAACGCGAGGTTTATCGGTACGACGAACAGCACGTCATTCTTGAGCGGCAATTGGCCGGTGGGGCGAGTTTCTTTTGGGAATGGGAACGCGCCGGCAAAGCGGCACGCTGCGTCCGGCACTGGGCCAGTTTTTCGCAGATGGACACGCGCTATGCCTGGGGCGATGACGGCAGCGTCAACGTGCACAATGCCGATGGCAGCCAGGAAGTGTATGTCCATGACGACCGGGCGCGACTGGTACAGCGCATCGATCCCGACGGCGCCCGGCATTTCAAATCCTACGACGATAAGGGCCGACTGACCGTCGAGCAGGACCCGCTGGGCGCGGTGACGGCGTATCAATATGACGACGCCGGACGCTTGATCACGCTGTTTCCGGGGGAGGACGAGCCGACGTCCTACGAGCATGACAACGGCTTCGTACGGGTGGTGCGCCGCGGTGAGGCGGTCTGGAAATACGAGCGTAATGAGCAAGGCGATGTCATCCGCAAGCTTGATCCGGACGGCAACGCGACGGATTACAGCTACGACAAGCGGGGACAACTGACCGGGGTCTGGTATCCCGACAACAGTTGTCATCGGCTGGTGTGGAATGAGCGTGGGCAGCTTGTTGAAGAACAGCTGCCCAATGGCGGCATTAAGCGCTATCGCTATGACGACTTGGGCCGGCAGGTTGCGCGTGAGGATGAGCATGGCGCGCTGACTCAGTATCAATGGGACGCTGTAGGACGCCTGACTCGCTGGGTACTGCCGGACGGCGCTACGCGGGAATTCAGCTACAACCCCTACGGAAAAATCATCGCCGAGCGCGACGAACTCGGCCACGTCACCCGCTACGAATACGCCGACGGCCTGCACCTGATCAGCCGTCGCATCAATGCCGATGGCACCCAGGTCAAATACCGCTACGACAACGCCCGGCTTTTGCTGACCGAAATCGAAAACGAAGTCGGCGAAACCTATCAACTGGACTACCACCCCAACAGCCTGATCCGACAGGAAACCGGCTTCGACGGCCAACGCACCGCCTACGCCTACGACCTCAACGGCAACCTGCTGGAAAAGACCGAATACGGCGACGACGGCAGTCAGCTTGTTACCCGCTACGAACGCGATCACGCCGGTCGCCTTGTAAGAAAAACCCTACTCGATGGCAACACGGTCGACTACACCTACGACCGCCAAGGCAACCTCCTCAGTGTCGAAGACGGCCACTGGACGTTGGCCTACGAGTATGACCGCCAAAACCGCCTCACCGCCGAGCACCAAGGCTGGGGCACCTTGCGCTACGGCTACGACGCCTGCGGGCAATTTCAGCATTTACGCCTGCCGGATAATAACCGTCTGACCTTCAACCACGACAAAGGCGGACACCTGGCCACCGTCGAGCTGAATGGCTCGCTGCTGACCTCCCACCTGTTCAGTGCCGGTCGCGAACACCAACGCCAACAAGGCCAACTGCTCAGCCACTACCACTACGACGACCAAAACCGCCTGCACGCCCATGCCGTCACCCAGCAAGGAAACCACCTCTACCAACGCCAATACGACTACGACAAAGGCGGCAACCTCACCCGCCTGCTCGACACCCGCAAAGGCGAACACCGTTACCGCTACGACCCGCTCCACCGCCTGACCCGCGCCGATCATTCGCAGGATGTGCAGGAGCGTTTCGGCCACAACCCCGCCGGCAATTTACTCATGCAAGACAGGCCGGGCCCGGACATCGTGGCGGGTAATCGCCTGATGATTCAGGGCGATCATCATTACGACTACGACGCCTTCGGCAACCTGATCCGCGAGCGGCGCGGCAAAGGTCATTCACTCGTCACCGAGTACCGCTACGACTGCCAGCACCGGCTGATCGGCGTCACCCAACCTAACGGCCAGACCGCCAGCTATCGCTATGACCCGTTTGGCCGACGCATCAGCAAAACCATCGAAGAAAAAACCACAGAGTTCTTCTGGCAAGGCGACAAGCTGATCGCCGAACACCATGCCGATCACCATCACAGCTACCTCTACGAACCCGACAGCTTCCGCCCGCTGGCACTGCTGGAAGGCTTCGGTCCAGAAAACGTAAAGTCTTACTACTACCAACTCGACCACCTCGGCACACCGCAGGAACTCACCACCTCCGAAGGCGAAATCGTCTGGTCCGCTCACTACCGCGCCTACGGAGAAATCAGCCGCCTCGACGTAGGCAAAATCGACAACCCTCTACGTTTCCAAGGTCAATACTTCGACCAGGAAAGCGGCCTGCACTACAACCGCCATCGCTACTACCATCCGGATATTGGTCGTTACCTGACGCCGGATCCGGTGAAGCTGGCGGGTGGGATCAATGCGTACCAATATGTAACCAACCCTACGGGATGGTTAGATCCACTGGGACTTAGTCCATGTCCTGGTGAATGCGCGTCTATTAAAGGAGCCGAAGACCCGCCACACAATGCAAAATCCGAAGAAAACGAACCCACGCTGCCTTCACCTGAGAATGTCGAGTGGACAGCTCATGGCTATAAACACAGCCCTTCAAGAAAAATGCCTTGGAAAGAAATTTTGGCAGCAACAAAATCCGGCCCGGCCAAGTACAAGCCAGGGATAGACATTGAAAATTTGGAACGAGAAGCCTATAAAAATGGCAGAACGACCACCAACGGAAAACCGTGGAAGGTGATGGAGTATCCTGACAGCACCGGCGCCAGCGAGGGCCTACCCAGCCGCTGGGTACGCATTGAATTGAGTGCGAGAACGATTCATGGCCATCCTATCTCAGAGCAAGAGTTCCGGAGACTAACCAAATGA
- a CDS encoding histidine phosphatase family protein: MKIKPLRLVQRFKRYSYIMLPLLLVTAGIVTALDARESRAQPVDGVQTLVFLRHGEKPAGGLGQLNCQGLNRAMNLASVLPEKFGKADFVFAANPTRNVEEGELDNSYSYIRPLMTISPSAIKLGLPVNIKFSANDTSALADELVEDKYHNATIYTAWSHGYLPELINKVASEAVGEKHTITDDWSGNDYDSLYVLTLTWHNGKASLLSRNYKQGLNNGDETCPNPTQVSAET, translated from the coding sequence ATGAAGATCAAGCCTCTGCGCCTAGTGCAACGATTCAAACGCTATTCATACATCATGTTACCGCTGCTGCTGGTCACGGCCGGTATTGTCACGGCACTGGATGCCCGTGAAAGCCGCGCGCAACCGGTGGACGGCGTGCAAACCCTGGTATTTCTGCGCCACGGCGAAAAACCTGCGGGAGGCCTGGGCCAACTCAATTGCCAGGGCCTGAACCGTGCAATGAACCTGGCCAGTGTATTGCCGGAAAAATTCGGCAAGGCCGATTTCGTGTTCGCCGCCAACCCGACGCGCAATGTCGAGGAAGGTGAACTGGACAATTCCTACAGCTACATTCGCCCGCTGATGACCATCAGTCCCAGCGCGATCAAGCTGGGCCTGCCGGTCAATATCAAATTCTCGGCCAATGACACCAGTGCCCTGGCCGACGAACTGGTCGAGGACAAATACCACAATGCGACGATCTACACCGCCTGGTCCCACGGTTATCTGCCGGAGTTGATCAACAAAGTCGCCAGTGAAGCGGTCGGCGAAAAGCACACCATTACCGACGATTGGTCCGGTAACGACTATGACTCGCTGTACGTGCTGACACTCACCTGGCACAACGGCAAGGCCTCGCTGCTCAGTCGCAACTATAAGCAGGGGCTCAATAACGGCGACGAAACCTGCCCGAATCCGACCCAGGTCAGCGCAGAGACCTGA
- a CDS encoding acetyl-CoA C-acetyltransferase, producing the protein MQDVVIVAATRTAVGSFQGSLASIPAPELGAAVIRRLLEQTGLDPAEVDEVILGQVLTAGSGQNPARQASILAGLPHAVPSLTLNKVCGSGLKALHLGAQAIRCGDADVIIAGGMENMSLAPYVLPAARTGLRMGHAKVIDSMITDGLWDAFNDYHMGITAENLVEKYGISREAQDAFAAASQQKAVAAIEAGRFADEITPILIPQRKGDPVAFAIDEQPRAGTTVESLAKLKPAFKKDGSVTAGNASSLNDGAAAVLLMSAAKAKALGLPVLARIARYANAGVDPAIMGIGPVSATRRCLDKAGWQLADLDLIEANEAFAAQSLAVGKELEWDAEKVNVNGGAIAIGHPIGASGCRVLVTLLHEMIKRDAKKGLATLCIGGGQGVALALERG; encoded by the coding sequence ATGCAAGACGTCGTGATTGTTGCTGCCACCCGCACCGCCGTGGGCAGTTTTCAAGGTTCGCTGGCCAGCATCCCGGCCCCTGAACTGGGCGCTGCGGTGATTCGTCGCCTGCTGGAGCAGACCGGCCTCGACCCGGCCGAAGTCGATGAAGTGATTCTCGGCCAGGTACTCACTGCAGGCAGCGGCCAGAACCCGGCGCGCCAGGCCTCTATTCTCGCCGGCCTGCCCCACGCCGTGCCGAGCCTGACCCTGAACAAGGTGTGCGGCTCGGGCCTCAAGGCCCTGCACCTGGGTGCACAGGCGATCCGTTGCGGCGACGCCGACGTGATCATCGCCGGCGGCATGGAAAACATGAGCCTGGCGCCTTACGTACTGCCCGCTGCGCGCACCGGTTTGCGCATGGGTCACGCCAAGGTGATCGACAGCATGATCACTGACGGCCTGTGGGATGCGTTCAACGATTACCACATGGGCATCACCGCGGAAAACCTGGTGGAAAAGTACGGTATCAGCCGCGAGGCGCAGGACGCCTTTGCCGCCGCCTCCCAGCAGAAAGCCGTCGCCGCCATCGAAGCCGGACGGTTTGCCGATGAGATCACACCCATCCTGATTCCCCAGCGCAAGGGCGACCCGGTGGCCTTTGCGATAGACGAACAACCGCGCGCCGGTACCACCGTCGAGTCTCTGGCCAAGCTCAAGCCCGCCTTCAAAAAGGACGGCAGCGTCACCGCCGGCAACGCCTCCAGCCTTAACGACGGCGCCGCAGCGGTGCTGTTGATGAGCGCCGCCAAAGCCAAGGCCCTCGGCCTGCCCGTGCTGGCACGAATCGCCAGGTATGCCAACGCCGGGGTCGACCCGGCAATCATGGGCATCGGCCCGGTGTCGGCCACCCGCCGCTGCCTGGACAAGGCCGGCTGGCAGTTGGCCGACCTGGACCTGATCGAGGCCAACGAAGCCTTCGCCGCGCAGTCCCTGGCGGTGGGCAAAGAGCTGGAATGGGACGCCGAAAAGGTCAACGTCAACGGCGGCGCCATCGCCATCGGCCACCCGATCGGTGCTTCAGGCTGCCGCGTGCTGGTGACTTTGCTGCATGAAATGATCAAGCGCGACGCCAAGAAAGGTTTGGCGACGCTGTGCATCGGTGGTGGTCAAGGCGTGGCCCTGGCCCTCGAACGCGGCTGA